In Desulfomonile tiedjei DSM 6799, a genomic segment contains:
- a CDS encoding UxaA family hydrolase, whose amino-acid sequence MIQFLVHEKADNVGVATVDIKAGETAKGLFMDTQTEIDMKVLSDIPLGHKIALVDFKTGDTVIKYGHDIGQIVSDTTTGAHVHIHNLKTKRW is encoded by the coding sequence ATGATTCAGTTTCTGGTTCATGAGAAAGCGGACAATGTGGGTGTGGCCACGGTTGATATCAAAGCCGGGGAAACCGCAAAAGGGTTGTTCATGGACACTCAGACAGAAATCGATATGAAGGTTTTGAGCGACATCCCACTCGGTCACAAAATAGCCCTGGTGGATTTCAAGACCGGCGACACTGTCATCAAGTACGGGCACGATATAGGGCAAATTGTATCTGACACGACAACCGGAGCCCATGTGCACATTCACAATCTGAAAACAAAGAGGTGGTAA
- a CDS encoding MaoC family dehydratase — protein MTFATPVEDRYFEDYIPGSVHEFGSITVEESEIIAFAERFDPQPFHIDPVAAEKSVFGGLIASGWHTASMTMRLTVDNFISHTASLGSPGVDELHWLKPVRPGDVLSVRITLLEAQRSSSKPDQGFIRAFTEVLNQHGDIVMTMKSGGFIRCRTTNNSAG, from the coding sequence ATGACATTCGCAACCCCAGTTGAAGACCGCTATTTTGAAGATTATATTCCCGGTTCCGTGCACGAGTTCGGCAGCATTACCGTTGAGGAATCTGAAATTATTGCCTTTGCGGAACGTTTCGATCCGCAGCCGTTTCACATCGACCCTGTCGCGGCCGAAAAGTCAGTATTCGGTGGCTTAATTGCGAGTGGTTGGCACACAGCAAGCATGACAATGCGACTCACGGTCGACAATTTCATCTCTCATACAGCGAGCCTGGGCTCACCCGGTGTGGATGAGCTGCATTGGTTGAAACCTGTGCGTCCCGGAGATGTTCTTTCTGTCCGGATTACTCTCCTCGAAGCTCAGCGTTCGTCATCAAAGCCCGACCAAGGCTTCATCCGAGCATTCACCGAAGTGCTTAATCAGCACGGCGATATTGTGATGACCATGAAATCGGGAGGCTTCATCCGATGTCGGACAACGAACAATTCAGCCGGGTGA
- the larA gene encoding nickel-dependent lactate racemase — MHVVLKYGEAERRLEIPEKADVTILRPATLPPVKDLKIALEEALAHPLDNPSFQETIRTIAPKTVAIAVPDETRPSPLGVILPVLLKQIESIAPHLDASAISIIVGGGLHQPMADHALRRIIPPTVAARCTIVAHDAINSRMADLGLTSRGTPVLVNARFAEADLKIVVGQIDPHQFVGFTGGSKGAVIGLAAAKTIEHNHGLMFDSRAQVGRLSDNPVREDLNEAGRMVGIHLVVNLVLDSDKQPVSALAGHPVSVLTAGAEVCRSVYGVKISGKFDVVVASCGGHPRDICLYQAQKGLNLASQTLKHGGKILLLAACPQGVGDDVYYEYVSRFRTPQEVLEHFRSLGFKMGAHKAYLFGRTLDNFDVAIASELDTAILDRCLLRSAEPEEQIRRWIEEFEGTPRVAVVPNANTTFFVAE, encoded by the coding sequence ATGCACGTTGTACTCAAATACGGTGAGGCAGAGCGCCGATTAGAGATTCCCGAGAAAGCGGATGTGACTATTCTGCGACCCGCCACCCTTCCACCGGTAAAAGATCTGAAAATTGCTCTGGAGGAAGCCCTCGCCCACCCGCTTGACAACCCCTCGTTCCAGGAAACCATTCGCACGATTGCTCCCAAGACCGTCGCCATAGCTGTTCCGGACGAAACCCGACCGTCACCGCTCGGAGTGATCTTGCCTGTGCTTCTCAAGCAAATCGAAAGCATTGCCCCACATCTGGATGCTTCGGCAATCAGCATAATCGTTGGAGGCGGTTTGCATCAGCCTATGGCTGACCATGCATTGCGCCGCATCATTCCTCCGACCGTAGCCGCGCGATGCACGATTGTTGCACACGATGCCATCAATTCGCGCATGGCCGATCTGGGTCTCACCAGCCGGGGCACGCCGGTTCTTGTTAATGCCCGATTTGCAGAGGCAGACCTGAAAATCGTCGTCGGCCAGATAGATCCACATCAATTTGTAGGGTTCACCGGAGGTTCCAAGGGTGCGGTCATCGGTCTTGCTGCAGCAAAAACCATTGAACACAATCACGGCCTTATGTTCGATTCCCGCGCCCAGGTCGGCCGACTGTCAGACAATCCTGTCCGAGAGGACCTGAACGAAGCAGGACGAATGGTGGGCATTCACCTGGTGGTGAATCTCGTCTTGGATTCCGACAAGCAACCGGTGAGTGCTTTGGCAGGCCATCCAGTATCCGTGCTTACCGCGGGAGCCGAGGTTTGTCGTTCGGTATACGGCGTGAAGATATCAGGCAAATTCGATGTGGTAGTCGCTTCCTGCGGCGGGCATCCCAGGGACATTTGTCTCTACCAGGCGCAGAAAGGACTAAACCTCGCGTCTCAGACGCTTAAGCACGGTGGAAAGATTCTCCTGCTTGCAGCGTGTCCCCAGGGAGTAGGCGATGACGTGTACTACGAGTACGTGAGCCGATTCCGGACACCCCAGGAGGTACTGGAGCACTTCCGCAGTCTCGGATTCAAAATGGGAGCACACAAAGCTTATCTGTTCGGCCGCACACTCGACAACTTCGATGTGGCAATCGCGTCTGAACTCGATACGGCTATTCTCGACCGGTGCCTCCTGCGTTCCGCCGAGCCGGAAGAACAGATCCGACGCTGGATTGAAGAGTTTGAAGGAACGCCGCGGGTTGCGGTTGTTCCGAATGCCAACACTACTTTTTTCGTCGCGGAGTGA
- a CDS encoding PAS domain S-box protein — translation MVMEMETRTETKILIAEDEAIVGEDLARILREFGYQIVGIASKGEEAVRMADELKPALILMDIKLAGYMDGIQAAEQIRVELDIPVIFVTAYEEEDVLSRAKRAQPYGYLTKPFSNHILKITIDTALLRHAADKRLRESEERFSKSFENNPAFLAIVQMSNWEMLEVNDAWTKVTGYTREEAIGRTPVQLGIYDDETYREIMAEARAKGSVRNAEIVSKNRNGEDRVLLVSREVIRIKDEPYLLAMGVDITDRKRAEETIKQSEKRYRSLFENILEGYVFCQMIFDGDSPVDFVFLEANPAFEKLTCLKNVVGKRASEVMSGLKQKDLKLIEICGRVALTGKPEKHELYVHSLSSWFSASLYSPQKGYFVSVFDNITERKHAENALSKSEQFLRQTEQIARVGGWIANPLTNAFHWTDGFRRIIEAPFGYQPDLEEGLKFFTPPYIPIIKKLLIHTLESGNPQEMEAEAITASGRHLWTEIKFLMRVDESGGPQVLGTIQDITERKQVEKDRTRLVTAIEQAAETVLITDTDGTVVYVNPAFERVTGYSRDEVLGLNPRILKSGHQDVAFYKRLWETIANGKTWNGFLIDRRKDGTIVHTEATISPVKDMSGNIVNFVAVQRDVTEELKLQRQLAQAQKMEAVGVLAGGIAHDFNNLLQVTLGFSEILLEEKKETDPEYRDLQKIFQAATSGAELVRQLLTFSRKVEPKTVPLDLTEPIMQIKKFLNRTIPKMIDIRINVSGDLAEVDADPTQIEQILMNLAVNARDAMPEGGTLTITARNETLDSECVKCHPGVSPGDYVLLAITDTGTGMDTGIVEHIFEPFFTTKEIGRGTGLGLAMVYGIVKQHGGHITCQSDVAQGTTFKIYLPAIRRKTEPVTESSEEMPAHGTETVLLVDDEESVRELGTRILARSGYTVLTATNGVEALDLYTREKDDITLVILDLIMPILGGKDCLKRILQINPQARMLIASGYSGDISIKECLDLGARGFVSKPFRYKELLRQVRKTLDGS, via the coding sequence ATGGTCATGGAAATGGAAACACGGACAGAGACTAAAATCCTGATTGCCGAAGACGAGGCTATCGTCGGAGAAGATCTTGCACGGATTTTGCGGGAGTTCGGCTATCAAATCGTGGGCATAGCTTCTAAAGGTGAAGAGGCTGTTCGAATGGCGGACGAGTTGAAGCCGGCTCTTATTCTCATGGATATAAAGTTGGCAGGATATATGGACGGTATTCAAGCCGCAGAACAGATCCGTGTCGAATTGGATATTCCCGTTATTTTCGTTACGGCTTATGAAGAAGAAGATGTGTTATCCCGAGCAAAGCGGGCCCAACCATATGGTTATCTCACGAAACCTTTCTCGAATCACATACTGAAGATCACCATAGACACCGCTCTACTCAGACATGCTGCAGACAAACGACTCAGGGAAAGCGAGGAGCGTTTCTCCAAGTCCTTCGAAAATAATCCGGCATTTCTCGCGATTGTGCAGATGAGTAATTGGGAAATGTTGGAAGTCAATGACGCATGGACAAAAGTGACCGGCTATACTCGTGAAGAAGCGATCGGCCGGACCCCCGTACAGTTGGGCATATACGATGATGAGACGTATCGCGAGATAATGGCGGAAGCAAGAGCCAAGGGCTCGGTCCGAAATGCAGAGATAGTATCAAAGAATCGGAACGGCGAAGATCGAGTGCTTCTGGTCTCACGCGAAGTCATAAGAATCAAGGATGAACCATATCTGCTTGCAATGGGAGTAGACATCACCGACCGTAAACGGGCTGAGGAAACGATAAAGCAAAGTGAAAAGCGCTATCGCTCCTTATTCGAAAACATACTTGAGGGATATGTTTTCTGCCAGATGATTTTTGATGGAGATTCGCCGGTTGATTTTGTTTTTCTTGAGGCGAATCCGGCATTCGAGAAATTGACCTGTTTGAAGAATGTTGTGGGGAAAAGAGCCAGCGAAGTGATGTCGGGACTGAAACAAAAAGATCTCAAATTAATCGAAATATGCGGAAGAGTCGCTTTGACCGGAAAACCGGAGAAGCACGAACTGTATGTGCATAGCCTGTCATCATGGTTTTCCGCTTCTCTGTATAGCCCCCAAAAAGGCTATTTTGTCTCCGTGTTTGATAATATTACGGAGCGCAAGCATGCTGAAAATGCGCTGTCGAAGAGCGAGCAGTTTCTCCGTCAAACCGAGCAGATTGCTCGCGTAGGAGGATGGATTGCCAATCCTCTGACAAATGCCTTCCATTGGACAGATGGGTTTCGACGAATCATAGAAGCCCCCTTCGGCTATCAACCGGATCTGGAAGAGGGATTGAAGTTCTTCACGCCTCCTTACATTCCCATTATCAAGAAGTTGTTGATTCACACGTTAGAGAGCGGGAATCCCCAGGAAATGGAAGCGGAGGCGATCACGGCCAGTGGCAGGCACTTGTGGACTGAAATCAAATTTCTCATGCGTGTTGACGAATCCGGCGGCCCCCAAGTATTGGGAACTATACAGGATATCACCGAACGTAAGCAGGTTGAAAAGGACCGCACTCGATTGGTAACTGCTATAGAACAAGCTGCAGAGACGGTGCTCATAACGGATACGGACGGAACTGTCGTGTACGTAAATCCTGCATTCGAACGAGTGACCGGCTACAGTCGTGACGAAGTGCTTGGCCTAAATCCCCGGATTCTCAAGAGCGGTCATCAAGACGTCGCATTCTACAAGCGTTTATGGGAGACTATTGCAAATGGAAAGACTTGGAACGGCTTTCTGATCGATAGAAGGAAAGATGGCACGATTGTCCACACGGAAGCGACAATCTCTCCCGTGAAAGACATGTCGGGCAATATTGTCAATTTTGTTGCCGTACAACGTGATGTGACCGAAGAGTTAAAACTCCAAAGGCAGCTTGCTCAGGCTCAGAAGATGGAGGCAGTTGGAGTCCTGGCCGGTGGAATCGCACACGACTTCAATAACCTGCTACAGGTGACATTGGGTTTTTCCGAAATCCTGCTCGAGGAAAAGAAAGAGACAGATCCGGAATACCGGGATCTGCAGAAAATATTTCAGGCAGCTACGAGCGGAGCGGAACTTGTTCGACAACTGCTCACTTTCAGTCGAAAGGTCGAACCGAAAACTGTTCCGCTTGATCTGACTGAACCGATAATGCAGATAAAAAAGTTCTTAAATCGGACCATCCCCAAGATGATCGACATTCGCATTAATGTGAGTGGCGATCTTGCAGAAGTCGATGCAGACCCAACTCAAATTGAACAGATTCTCATGAACTTGGCAGTAAACGCTCGCGATGCCATGCCCGAGGGAGGAACCCTTACGATAACTGCCAGGAATGAGACGCTTGATTCAGAATGCGTCAAATGTCACCCTGGGGTCAGTCCGGGCGATTACGTGTTGTTGGCAATCACCGATACCGGAACAGGCATGGATACTGGCATTGTCGAACATATATTCGAGCCGTTTTTCACCACAAAGGAAATAGGCAGAGGCACCGGTTTGGGACTTGCCATGGTATACGGGATTGTTAAACAGCATGGCGGACATATCACGTGTCAGAGTGATGTGGCCCAAGGAACCACATTCAAGATCTACCTGCCCGCAATTAGACGTAAAACGGAGCCTGTAACAGAATCATCAGAGGAAATGCCCGCTCATGGAACTGAAACCGTGTTGCTGGTCGATGATGAAGAATCTGTTCGAGAACTGGGCACACGGATTCTCGCACGGAGTGGTTACACGGTGCTGACCGCAACCAATGGTGTAGAAGCTTTGGACCTTTACACCAGGGAAAAGGATGACATTACTCTCGTGATTTTGGATCTCATCATGCCCATCCTGGGAGGCAAAGATTGTCTCAAGAGAATCCTTCAGATTAATCCTCAGGCGAGAATGCTCATTGCCAGCGGCTATTCGGGCGACATTTCGATCAAGGAATGCTTGGATTTGGGTGCCAGGGGATTCGTTTCCAAGCCTTTCAGATACAAGGAATTGCTGAGACAGGTGCGCAAGACTCTGGATGGGAGTTGA
- a CDS encoding sigma-54 interaction domain-containing protein, which translates to MHWNLETRYRILLSINNAIITQTSRVKLFQALATEIHKHFRYDRLSINLYDPETESLSYFAAADGIAPEGISSKESRPLAKGSVAQMVITSKSPVIIEDLNRYEDLPSVISMLDSGLTATMAFPLMVRNRILGSVHFSFRKRPEDMHDLVEVLTDVSNQVAIAVDNMLNYVALAKVNENLERQKRFLMVNGNDAYHRDHFFYASPAMAEIMSQIELVADTDASVLITGETGTGKDYLARTVHNLSSRRDHLFVKINCPALTESLIESELFGHGKGAFTGAHVQRVGRFEMGNGGTVFLDEVGDLPANLQAKLLQVIQDGEFERVGESRAIKVNIRIIAATNQDLENSMRNGSFRRDLYYRLNMVTIHTPRLKDRPEDIALLVERLTKLQAKQMNRPAPEYSDLALEKLIHYHWPGNVRELKNLVIRLVILRPGMRISEADIDKILSTFQTEQQIPVSTLADAERTHIERALIKCKGVLGGPHGAARLLGMPRSTLQYRLRKFGLNPHDYQRGEGTS; encoded by the coding sequence ATGCATTGGAATCTCGAAACACGATATCGCATATTGCTTTCCATCAACAATGCCATCATTACGCAGACTTCTCGAGTGAAACTCTTCCAGGCTCTGGCTACTGAGATCCACAAGCATTTTCGGTACGATCGGCTGAGCATCAATCTGTACGATCCTGAGACCGAGTCCCTCAGCTACTTCGCAGCAGCGGACGGAATCGCTCCCGAGGGGATTTCCAGTAAAGAAAGTCGTCCTCTGGCGAAGGGTTCCGTTGCCCAAATGGTGATAACCTCGAAAAGTCCGGTGATTATCGAGGATCTGAATCGCTACGAAGACTTGCCTTCAGTGATCTCAATGCTTGATTCCGGACTCACGGCGACCATGGCTTTTCCGCTTATGGTGCGCAATCGCATTCTCGGAAGCGTCCATTTTTCCTTCCGGAAAAGACCTGAGGACATGCACGATCTGGTGGAAGTCTTGACCGATGTGTCGAATCAGGTGGCCATAGCCGTTGATAACATGCTCAATTATGTAGCCCTGGCAAAGGTGAATGAAAATCTGGAGCGCCAGAAGCGATTTCTCATGGTCAACGGCAATGATGCATATCATCGAGATCACTTTTTCTATGCATCTCCTGCAATGGCCGAAATCATGAGCCAAATCGAATTGGTCGCGGACACCGATGCCTCTGTGCTGATCACGGGTGAAACCGGTACAGGAAAAGACTATCTGGCCCGGACTGTCCATAACTTGAGCTCCCGTCGCGATCATCTCTTCGTTAAGATCAACTGTCCTGCTTTGACTGAGTCATTGATTGAAAGCGAGCTTTTCGGTCATGGCAAAGGGGCATTTACAGGTGCTCACGTCCAGCGAGTGGGACGGTTCGAGATGGGTAACGGCGGTACCGTTTTCCTTGACGAAGTGGGCGATCTACCCGCGAATTTACAGGCGAAGTTGCTGCAGGTGATTCAGGATGGCGAGTTCGAGCGGGTAGGGGAGAGCCGTGCCATTAAGGTGAACATACGGATCATTGCCGCGACCAATCAGGATCTCGAGAATTCTATGCGGAACGGATCGTTCAGGCGGGACCTCTATTATCGTTTGAATATGGTGACCATTCATACTCCGCGGTTAAAAGATCGGCCCGAGGACATCGCTCTGCTTGTTGAACGCCTCACCAAACTCCAGGCAAAGCAAATGAACCGACCTGCCCCGGAGTACTCCGATCTGGCTCTTGAAAAGCTTATTCATTACCATTGGCCGGGAAACGTTCGGGAGTTGAAGAATCTCGTCATACGCCTGGTCATTCTTCGTCCCGGGATGCGCATCTCAGAGGCTGATATCGACAAAATACTGAGCACGTTCCAAACCGAGCAACAGATCCCGGTGAGCACGTTGGCAGATGCGGAACGTACCCACATCGAGCGTGCTCTGATCAAGTGCAAGGGTGTTCTGGGCGGCCCGCACGGTGCTGCTCGGCTCCTGGGGATGCCCCGTTCCACCCTGCAGTACCGTCTACGCAAATTCGGTCTCAATCCACACGATTACCAGAGAGGTGAAGGGACAAGCTGA
- a CDS encoding ImmA/IrrE family metallo-endopeptidase, translating into MPNNIFVGKKEDFALNIVFEPDPDAGQSTTEEESLSWGSLEIWVHGKNLCSHVEESELVSSVHWYLLPFIDWLARNWNPLLHEERLPNWNAGDDAWQSLFKTRFPPISYEKDAENEWNMRWQEWQYRHSLRSCRSGGMFPDVVIRRWRDMVEVSWNNESLPGIPEEIMFIYSHGFVRLDPEKVAPPLYEVLQKTIQYLTEQLPDSERLLRTRQIIDAVKNSSKNERLAWLAGLGFSAQGIERWRKITQLVRKAPKKIAEYLLEVTDDDLVLKGSCHAALMFGSASPTLTDTDLEILAEKLIELYSPNSEGSKLQDLVANEPILLDKQPAWELGYDLAEQVIEYFSLEENDADSINISAILNALGIRQEKIELSDKKIRGVSIAGPYHQPSILINCSDSRNDTFPGERFTLAHELCHILFDRSYGKKLAMASDGWAPLQIEKRANAFAAMLLMPSKLVHRAIAALTVPLASERAVHEVRKRLETSFDGTLEHLKNLGWLDQLTAEQIAETRKERFSNQEAKCSGFLDS; encoded by the coding sequence GTGCCTAATAATATTTTTGTGGGCAAAAAAGAAGATTTTGCTTTGAATATAGTTTTCGAACCCGACCCGGATGCCGGCCAAAGCACTACGGAGGAAGAAAGTCTATCTTGGGGCTCGTTGGAGATATGGGTACACGGCAAGAATCTGTGCTCCCATGTAGAAGAAAGCGAATTAGTCTCATCTGTTCACTGGTATTTACTTCCTTTCATTGACTGGCTTGCAAGAAACTGGAATCCATTGTTACACGAAGAGCGACTGCCAAATTGGAATGCTGGTGATGATGCATGGCAATCATTGTTCAAGACTCGATTTCCTCCGATAAGTTATGAAAAAGATGCAGAAAACGAATGGAATATGCGATGGCAAGAATGGCAATATCGGCATTCTCTCCGTTCCTGCCGATCCGGGGGAATGTTTCCGGATGTTGTGATAAGACGTTGGCGAGATATGGTTGAAGTGTCGTGGAATAACGAATCACTCCCCGGGATTCCTGAAGAAATCATGTTCATCTATTCTCATGGTTTTGTTCGTCTGGATCCCGAAAAAGTTGCGCCGCCGTTATATGAGGTCTTACAGAAGACTATACAATACTTGACCGAACAACTGCCGGACTCTGAACGACTCCTACGAACTAGGCAAATAATCGATGCTGTCAAGAATTCATCCAAAAATGAACGCTTGGCGTGGCTTGCAGGACTAGGTTTTTCAGCGCAAGGCATTGAACGCTGGCGCAAGATAACTCAGCTTGTCAGAAAGGCTCCAAAAAAAATTGCTGAGTACCTCTTGGAAGTGACCGATGACGATCTTGTCCTAAAAGGATCGTGTCATGCGGCACTCATGTTTGGGTCGGCATCTCCTACGCTCACTGATACCGATCTTGAAATACTGGCTGAAAAGTTGATCGAACTGTACTCCCCGAACTCAGAAGGCTCCAAACTCCAAGACCTCGTTGCTAATGAACCAATCCTCCTCGACAAACAACCGGCATGGGAACTGGGATATGATCTAGCTGAACAGGTGATTGAGTACTTTTCACTGGAAGAGAATGATGCAGATTCAATAAATATTTCAGCGATACTCAATGCCCTTGGAATACGACAAGAAAAGATCGAGCTTAGTGACAAGAAAATTAGAGGAGTCTCTATCGCAGGTCCATATCACCAGCCATCGATTCTGATAAATTGCAGTGACTCACGCAACGATACCTTTCCCGGTGAGCGATTTACTCTTGCTCACGAACTCTGCCATATTCTGTTTGACCGTAGTTACGGCAAGAAGTTGGCTATGGCTAGTGACGGGTGGGCACCCCTTCAGATCGAAAAACGGGCGAACGCGTTCGCCGCGATGCTTCTCATGCCTTCCAAGCTGGTTCATAGGGCTATTGCCGCTCTAACTGTGCCTCTTGCATCTGAACGAGCCGTTCATGAAGTTCGGAAACGACTTGAAACGAGTTTTGATGGGACTCTTGAGCATTTGAAAAATCTAGGCTGGTTAGATCAGTTGACTGCCGAGCAAATAGCTGAGACTAGAAAAGAGCGATTTTCTAATCAGGAAGCAAAGTGTTCGGGGTTTTTAGACTCGTAG
- a CDS encoding long-chain-fatty-acid--CoA ligase, protein MDIVKGFPATSQDHFQLNVTNIIKQAVQSFAKQEIASRKHDGTIFRYTYGDAYNRMGKLANALKELGVRTGDRVGVLAWNTHENYEIYFGVPGMGAVMLMLNLRLAPPDLSYVINHAGASVIIVDETLLPIAQAIVSLCPNVKTFIVITAKSIDNFADKLPNVVSYEDILAKADSQFPWPNLDEKSAYAACYTTGTTGKPKGVYYSHRNVYLHSCSIALNAEIALRDTVLQIVPMFHALGWGLSQASTMVGARQVFSGMYTLDKLGTLAELFVNEKVSVSAGAPAIFMPFLEYIRKLDPKPDLTGVRLLSGATEPPIAMMKGFAELTGAEVIHAYGATETTPLVTINRIKPWMESTISEEDRWDRKRKQGYCVNGLDLKVVDLSENPVPNDGKTAGELLIRGPWITGSYHEAPGSEAQFTADGYWRSGDVATIDEEGYVKITDRVKDVIKSGGEWISSVDMENEIISHPAVLEAAVVGVAHPKWQERPIALVVLRPEGRGKINVEDIREHLAAKFAKWQLPEAVFFVDTIPKTSVGKINKKVIREDYKETYASQTEIPPVGHSRT, encoded by the coding sequence ATGGACATCGTGAAGGGCTTTCCGGCGACATCCCAGGATCATTTTCAGCTAAACGTCACCAACATCATCAAGCAAGCGGTTCAAAGCTTCGCCAAACAGGAGATTGCCTCGCGTAAACACGATGGCACCATCTTCCGGTACACGTATGGAGACGCATACAACCGAATGGGTAAGTTGGCGAATGCGCTCAAAGAGTTGGGCGTCCGGACCGGCGATCGTGTGGGAGTGCTCGCCTGGAACACGCATGAGAATTATGAAATCTACTTCGGTGTTCCCGGTATGGGAGCCGTCATGCTGATGCTCAACCTGCGGCTTGCTCCGCCAGATCTTTCGTACGTCATCAATCATGCGGGTGCATCGGTGATTATCGTAGATGAGACGCTCTTGCCCATAGCTCAGGCAATTGTTTCTCTTTGCCCGAACGTGAAAACGTTCATCGTGATCACAGCGAAAAGTATCGACAACTTTGCGGACAAGTTGCCAAACGTCGTGTCCTATGAAGACATCCTTGCCAAGGCTGATTCACAATTTCCATGGCCCAATCTGGATGAGAAATCCGCATATGCCGCCTGCTACACTACCGGAACTACAGGAAAGCCCAAGGGCGTCTACTACTCCCACCGTAATGTGTATCTCCATAGCTGTTCGATAGCACTCAATGCGGAAATTGCTCTTCGCGATACAGTCCTTCAAATCGTTCCCATGTTCCACGCCTTGGGCTGGGGACTGTCCCAAGCTTCTACCATGGTGGGGGCCAGACAGGTATTTTCCGGAATGTACACCCTCGATAAATTGGGTACCCTGGCAGAGCTTTTCGTGAACGAAAAAGTAAGCGTAAGTGCCGGAGCTCCGGCTATTTTTATGCCTTTCCTGGAATACATCCGTAAACTGGATCCAAAACCTGATTTGACGGGAGTCCGACTTCTTTCAGGTGCAACCGAACCGCCGATTGCGATGATGAAGGGATTCGCAGAGCTGACCGGAGCCGAGGTAATTCACGCTTATGGTGCAACAGAGACTACTCCGCTTGTCACCATAAACAGGATCAAACCCTGGATGGAATCTACAATTTCCGAAGAAGATCGATGGGACCGAAAAAGGAAGCAGGGCTATTGCGTCAACGGACTGGATTTGAAAGTGGTGGATTTGTCCGAGAACCCGGTCCCCAATGATGGAAAAACGGCTGGAGAACTACTCATACGAGGCCCATGGATTACCGGCAGCTACCACGAAGCACCGGGTTCGGAAGCGCAATTCACCGCTGATGGATACTGGAGGAGCGGCGATGTAGCGACCATAGACGAGGAAGGCTACGTAAAGATAACAGACCGGGTAAAAGATGTGATAAAGAGTGGAGGCGAATGGATCTCTTCGGTTGATATGGAGAACGAAATTATATCACATCCGGCTGTTCTCGAGGCCGCTGTGGTAGGCGTTGCACATCCCAAGTGGCAGGAGCGACCGATCGCTCTGGTGGTGTTGAGACCGGAAGGCCGGGGAAAAATAAACGTCGAAGATATACGAGAACATCTCGCGGCGAAATTTGCGAAGTGGCAATTACCGGAAGCTGTGTTCTTTGTCGATACAATTCCCAAGACGAGTGTCGGTAAGATCAACAAGAAGGTAATCAGAGAAGACTACAAGGAAACTTACGCTAGTCAGACGGAAATTCCCCCCGTTGGGCATTCTCGGACATAA